One window from the genome of Acinetobacter sp. ANC 7912 encodes:
- a CDS encoding YbgF trimerization domain-containing protein codes for MMLKKHILCALSMLCTTPLFANVPIESRGLSQGSSNPALASTPPALPSGADVPVQTNMSWQLLQKNQQLENDIRSLRGKIEEQDNEIQTLKNELANRYADLDQRLELLQQKVDPQETEATEQDNQQDTAPSSGSGNGKLSQNTQTSASSAQPTEAEKAAYTVALDAYKNGGAAKAIAPMQNFIKHNPNSVYISNAHFWLAEFNLSIDPPNFNEAKKNYGIVADQYPNSAKAARALYQLYNLSQEVEKNSTLAAQYKSRLLKNYPQSEEAKFFK; via the coding sequence ATGATGTTGAAAAAGCATATCTTGTGCGCCTTGAGCATGCTCTGTACTACCCCACTCTTTGCCAATGTTCCGATCGAATCACGCGGCCTGAGCCAAGGCAGTAGCAATCCAGCACTTGCATCTACTCCGCCAGCCCTCCCATCTGGTGCAGACGTGCCCGTGCAAACCAATATGAGCTGGCAATTGCTACAAAAAAACCAGCAACTGGAAAATGACATTCGTAGTTTACGTGGCAAGATTGAAGAACAGGATAACGAAATCCAGACCCTGAAAAATGAACTGGCCAACCGCTATGCCGATCTGGACCAACGTCTGGAATTACTGCAACAAAAAGTTGATCCGCAAGAAACTGAAGCAACTGAGCAGGATAATCAACAGGATACTGCACCCAGTTCAGGGTCAGGCAACGGCAAGCTAAGCCAAAATACACAAACTTCTGCATCTTCTGCTCAACCGACTGAAGCAGAAAAGGCAGCCTATACGGTTGCCTTAGATGCGTATAAAAATGGCGGGGCAGCCAAAGCCATTGCACCAATGCAAAACTTCATTAAACACAATCCAAACAGTGTTTATATCAGCAATGCTCATTTCTGGTTAGCTGAGTTTAATCTTTCGATTGATCCACCTAATTTCAATGAAGCAAAAAAAAACTATGGAATTGTAGCTGATCAATATCCCAACTCGGCCAAAGCTGCACGGGCGCTATATCAGCTTTATAATTTGAGCCAGGAAGTCGAAAAGAATTCAACTTTGGCAGCACAGTACAAATCTCGCTTACTCAAGAACTACCCACAATCTGAAGAAGCCAAATTCTTTAAATAA
- the lpxA gene encoding acyl-ACP--UDP-N-acetylglucosamine O-acyltransferase, translated as MSNNPLIHPTAIIDASAVIAPDVQIGPYCIIGPNVTIGAGTKLHSHVVVGGYTRIGEHNEIFQFASVGEVCQDLKYAGEETWLEIGDYNKIREHCSLHRGTVQDHGLTKIGSHNLLMVNTHIAHDCMVGDHNIFANNVGVAGHVHVGNYVVVGGNSGIHQFCKIDSYSMIGGASLILKDVPAYVMVSGNPAHAFAMNVEGMRRKGWSKNVINGLREAFKLIYKAGLTTQEAIEKIRNEILPEVAEAQLLIDSLEQSKRGIVR; from the coding sequence ATGAGTAATAATCCCCTAATTCATCCAACAGCCATCATTGATGCATCTGCAGTGATCGCACCAGATGTACAGATTGGTCCTTATTGTATCATTGGGCCAAATGTCACGATTGGTGCTGGTACTAAATTGCATTCGCATGTTGTGGTAGGTGGTTATACACGCATTGGCGAGCATAATGAGATTTTCCAGTTCGCGAGTGTTGGTGAAGTCTGTCAAGACCTGAAATATGCGGGTGAAGAAACCTGGCTGGAAATTGGCGACTATAACAAGATTCGTGAACATTGCAGTCTGCACCGCGGTACGGTTCAGGATCATGGCCTTACCAAGATTGGTAGTCATAACCTGCTCATGGTGAATACGCATATTGCGCATGACTGTATGGTCGGTGATCACAATATCTTTGCCAATAACGTCGGTGTAGCAGGTCACGTGCATGTCGGCAATTATGTGGTTGTTGGTGGTAACTCAGGTATCCACCAGTTCTGTAAGATTGATTCTTATAGCATGATCGGGGGTGCATCCCTGATTCTGAAAGATGTTCCTGCTTACGTGATGGTTTCAGGTAATCCAGCACATGCATTTGCCATGAATGTAGAAGGCATGCGTCGTAAAGGCTGGTCAAAAAATGTGATCAATGGTCTGCGCGAAGCATTCAAGCTGATTTATAAAGCCGGTTTGACCACGCAGGAAGCGATTGAAAAAATCCGTAACGAGATTTTACCAGAAGTGGCTGAAGCTCAGTTGCTGATTGATTCTCTGGAACAGTCGAAACGCGGTATTGTGCGTTAA
- a CDS encoding 3'(2'),5'-bisphosphate nucleotidase CysQ produces the protein MFKATTAPQDPMILQFVPILTQACEILREEYQQYCSGAAFDIEKKKDDSPVTQADYRANTYLTQALAEISDLPLLSEEGSQKGRHDWPEFWLLDPLDGTKEFLHQRPEFTINLSLVRGNLTTFAILAIPAQQLVYFCPEQGMPFKYDIQQDGWYEYVQSVQAETVQVGLSQSSQKKPKYAAYLESLAKLTDFDEIKAGSAYKFCMMLEDRVDIYPRFHPTCEWDTSAGQCLIERIGGGLVDFKGRPFSYNQRETLLNGGFIAYKTKDMQKLAFQALADMQDGD, from the coding sequence ATGTTTAAAGCAACAACAGCACCACAAGATCCGATGATTTTGCAGTTTGTGCCCATTTTGACACAAGCCTGCGAAATTTTGCGAGAAGAATATCAGCAATATTGTTCCGGTGCGGCTTTTGACATTGAAAAGAAAAAGGATGATTCACCGGTCACGCAGGCGGACTATCGGGCCAATACCTATTTGACCCAAGCACTAGCTGAAATTTCTGATCTACCGCTATTATCTGAAGAAGGCTCACAAAAGGGGCGGCATGACTGGCCTGAATTTTGGCTGCTCGATCCATTAGATGGCACCAAGGAATTTCTACATCAACGTCCGGAATTTACAATTAACCTGAGTCTGGTCAGAGGCAATCTTACTACTTTTGCTATTTTGGCAATTCCGGCACAACAGCTTGTTTATTTCTGTCCTGAGCAAGGCATGCCATTTAAATACGATATTCAGCAAGATGGCTGGTATGAGTATGTACAGTCAGTGCAGGCAGAAACGGTACAGGTCGGTTTAAGCCAAAGCAGCCAGAAAAAACCAAAATATGCTGCTTATCTGGAAAGTCTGGCGAAATTGACGGATTTTGATGAGATCAAGGCGGGCAGTGCCTACAAGTTCTGCATGATGCTGGAAGATCGTGTAGATATTTATCCACGTTTCCATCCAACCTGTGAATGGGATACCAGTGCTGGGCAATGCCTGATTGAGCGGATTGGCGGTGGACTGGTGGATTTTAAAGGCCGGCCATTTAGCTATAATCAGCGTGAGACCTTATTAAATGGCGGATTCATTGCCTATAAGACCAAAGATATGCAGAAATTGGCATTTCAGGCCCTCGCAGACATGCAAGACGGTGATTGA
- the recA gene encoding recombinase RecA: protein MDENKSKALNAALSQIEKQFGKNTVMRLGDNTVQAVEAVSTGSLTLDIALGIGGLPKGRIIEIYGPESSGKTTMTLQAIAQCQKAGGTCAFIDAEHALDPQYARKLGVDIDNLLVSQPDHGEQALEIADMLVRSGAIDLIVVDSVAALTPRAEIEGEMGDSHMGLQARLMSQALRKITGNAKRSNCMVIFINQIRMKIGVMFGSPETTTGGNALKFYASVRLDIRRIGQVKEGDEIIGSETKVKVVKNKMAPPFKEALFQILYGKGVNHLGELIDLAVQQEIVQKAGAWYSYQGDKIGQGKNNTIRYLEENPELAQTIEKLIREQLLTTGNVVEDKDEEEPADFLDA, encoded by the coding sequence ATGGATGAGAATAAAAGCAAGGCGCTGAATGCTGCCTTAAGCCAAATTGAAAAGCAATTTGGTAAAAACACAGTAATGCGTCTTGGTGATAATACCGTTCAGGCGGTTGAAGCTGTATCTACAGGTTCTTTAACGCTGGATATCGCACTCGGTATTGGCGGTTTACCTAAAGGCCGTATTATCGAAATTTATGGTCCTGAATCTTCAGGTAAAACCACAATGACTCTGCAAGCAATTGCACAATGTCAGAAAGCTGGTGGTACCTGTGCATTCATCGATGCCGAACATGCGCTTGATCCTCAATATGCACGTAAACTCGGTGTAGATATCGACAACTTGTTGGTTTCCCAGCCAGACCATGGTGAACAGGCACTGGAAATCGCCGACATGTTGGTACGTTCAGGTGCGATTGATCTGATCGTTGTCGACTCTGTTGCTGCATTGACTCCTCGTGCCGAAATCGAAGGTGAAATGGGCGACTCGCACATGGGTCTGCAAGCGCGTTTGATGAGCCAGGCGCTGCGTAAAATTACCGGTAATGCCAAACGTTCTAACTGTATGGTGATCTTCATTAACCAGATCCGTATGAAGATTGGTGTGATGTTCGGTAGCCCGGAAACCACAACTGGTGGTAATGCACTGAAATTTTACGCTTCTGTACGTCTAGACATCCGTCGTATCGGTCAGGTAAAAGAAGGCGACGAAATCATTGGTTCAGAAACTAAAGTTAAAGTCGTGAAAAACAAAATGGCACCTCCGTTCAAGGAAGCACTGTTCCAGATCCTTTATGGCAAAGGTGTCAACCATCTCGGTGAATTGATTGATCTTGCTGTACAACAAGAGATCGTTCAAAAAGCGGGTGCTTGGTATTCATATCAAGGTGACAAGATTGGTCAAGGTAAGAACAATACCATTCGCTACCTCGAAGAGAATCCTGAACTTGCTCAAACCATTGAGAAACTGATTCGTGAACAGCTTCTGACTACTGGTAATGTAGTGGAAGACAAAGACGAAGAAGAACCAGCCGACTTTCTGGATGCATAA
- a CDS encoding phosphoglycerate mutase family protein, whose amino-acid sequence MSLKLLPPSMLSAIDLLPDTKTPVTLFTRHSLREDTAGQGLAGYDLQLTPQGRDLAQQWGAYLVDQTDRNIQHCISSPIQRCVDTAALMIEGADQTNKAPHTHKIEIVEQGLLVEPGSFVLDIQKAGPYFKKQGALGFINSFVNNALPGMKHPIHGVVDVLELIYNTHPKTPYGLSLAVSHDTILAAMIAVMSGHQEVSKEDWPKMMEGLFVWFEGDVFEESKLKWIWRGKVHELDISQFQNSEFKTHK is encoded by the coding sequence GTGTCATTAAAACTGCTTCCACCGAGTATGCTCAGTGCAATTGATTTATTGCCTGATACCAAGACGCCTGTAACCCTGTTTACGCGTCATTCCCTGCGTGAAGATACTGCTGGTCAGGGTCTGGCTGGCTATGATTTGCAATTGACGCCTCAGGGCCGTGATCTGGCGCAGCAATGGGGTGCGTATTTGGTGGATCAGACCGATCGCAATATTCAGCATTGTATTTCCAGCCCGATTCAGCGTTGTGTGGATACTGCGGCGTTGATGATTGAAGGAGCGGATCAAACCAATAAAGCACCGCATACGCATAAAATTGAAATCGTTGAGCAAGGTCTATTGGTCGAACCGGGAAGTTTTGTGCTGGATATCCAAAAAGCTGGCCCTTATTTCAAAAAACAGGGTGCTTTGGGTTTTATTAACAGTTTTGTGAATAATGCTTTGCCAGGGATGAAACACCCGATTCATGGTGTGGTGGATGTGCTGGAGCTAATCTATAACACCCATCCGAAAACGCCGTATGGACTCAGTCTTGCGGTGAGTCATGATACCATTCTCGCTGCCATGATTGCGGTAATGTCAGGTCATCAGGAAGTCAGCAAAGAAGACTGGCCGAAAATGATGGAAGGACTGTTTGTCTGGTTTGAAGGTGATGTGTTTGAAGAATCCAAACTGAAATGGATCTGGCGGGGCAAGGTGCATGAACTTGATATTTCTCAGTTCCAGAATTCGGAATTCAAGACTCATAAATAA
- the fabZ gene encoding 3-hydroxyacyl-ACP dehydratase FabZ: protein MTESNMPTFTKPELPMNIQTIREYLPHRYPFLLVDRVVDITDNGIVGYKNVSINEEFLQGHFPNYPIMPGVLIVEALAQVSGILGFVMNNETPKEGSLFLFAGAEKVRFKKQVVAGDQLVLKSELVMQKRGIYKYNCIATVDGVVATTAEIMISHLKVEQA from the coding sequence ATGACAGAATCGAATATGCCTACATTCACGAAGCCTGAATTGCCAATGAATATTCAAACGATTCGTGAATATTTGCCTCACCGTTATCCATTCTTGTTGGTGGATCGAGTTGTAGATATCACTGATAATGGCATCGTAGGTTATAAAAACGTCTCAATTAATGAAGAGTTTTTGCAGGGCCATTTCCCGAATTACCCGATCATGCCAGGCGTGCTGATTGTTGAGGCATTAGCACAGGTCTCTGGTATCCTTGGTTTTGTCATGAACAATGAGACTCCGAAAGAGGGCTCTTTGTTCCTTTTTGCTGGTGCAGAGAAGGTTCGATTTAAAAAACAGGTGGTTGCTGGCGACCAATTGGTGCTTAAATCTGAATTAGTGATGCAAAAGCGTGGCATTTACAAATATAATTGTATAGCCACAGTGGATGGCGTAGTCGCAACAACCGCGGAAATCATGATTTCCCATCTGAAAGTCGAGCAGGCATGA
- the bamA gene encoding outer membrane protein assembly factor BamA: MAVAQQAYAADEFTVEDIKFDGLVRLTPENVSGLVPINSGDRVNDPIIANAIRSLYASGLFDDIKATQVGNTLVFQVVERPVISKIELKGNKLIPKEALEEGLKKMGLAEGEVLKKSALQTVETELEQQYMQQGRYDADVTVKTTAKPNNRVDLLIEFVEGKAAKVFDINIIGNTVFKEDEIKQAFAIKESSWNSVISRNDRYAREKMAASLESLRAMYLNRGYINFNINNSSLNLSEDKKHVFIEVSVDEGEQFKFGETKFLGDALYSTDELKTLQLYKNGEIYSQEKVNAVKQLLLRKYGNAGYYFAEVNIVPEINKETKLVDLNYYINPGQQVTVRRINFSGNSKTADEVLRREMRQMESALASNEKIDLSKVRLERTGFFKTVDIKPVRIPGSPDQIDLDVKVEEQHSGTSTLAVGFSQSGGVTFQAGLSQTNFLGTGNSVSIDLSRSETQDYYNLSVTDPYFTIDGVRRGYNLYYRKTKLDDDYNVNNYVTDSLGGGISFGYPIDENQSLSFGLNIDQTEVTTGPYVSTYVRDYLLANGGKDTARGDVCLGTYKTIYDDKGTPIGLECEGEIIPDVPNAFEGDFLTYNLNLGWSYNTLNRPIFPTTGISHRVNGEIALPGSDVEYQKVTYDANVYFPLGKNFVARGYGKLGYGNDLPFYKNFYAGGFGSVRGYENSTLGPKYPSVISNNNRNYDYDPEEVGGNALVQFGAELALPVPFKGDWARQVRPVLFAEGAQVFDTNCDVPNGDVYDKNGDAINAKKYCKDNFGFDLGNMRYSVGAGFTWITMIGPLSLSYAYPLNEKDGDDTKNIQFEIGRTF; the protein is encoded by the coding sequence ATGGCAGTTGCACAACAAGCATATGCAGCAGATGAATTCACAGTAGAAGATATAAAATTTGATGGATTGGTCCGCCTAACTCCTGAAAATGTGTCTGGCTTAGTGCCAATCAATAGTGGTGATCGGGTTAATGATCCGATCATCGCGAATGCGATCCGCAGTCTGTATGCTTCAGGCTTGTTCGATGATATAAAAGCTACTCAGGTCGGTAATACACTGGTGTTTCAGGTAGTTGAACGTCCGGTCATTTCCAAGATCGAACTGAAAGGCAATAAGCTAATCCCGAAAGAAGCTTTGGAAGAAGGCTTGAAAAAAATGGGACTTGCTGAAGGTGAAGTTCTGAAAAAATCTGCATTACAAACAGTTGAAACCGAGCTTGAACAGCAATATATGCAGCAAGGTCGTTATGATGCAGATGTGACAGTAAAAACCACAGCAAAGCCAAACAACCGTGTTGATCTGCTAATCGAGTTTGTTGAAGGTAAAGCAGCCAAAGTCTTTGATATCAATATCATTGGCAATACGGTTTTTAAAGAAGATGAGATTAAACAGGCTTTTGCAATCAAGGAAAGCTCCTGGAACTCGGTAATTTCGCGTAACGACCGCTATGCACGTGAGAAAATGGCGGCGAGTCTTGAATCACTGCGTGCGATGTATCTGAACCGTGGCTATATCAACTTTAATATCAATAATTCAAGCTTAAACCTGAGCGAAGATAAAAAGCATGTTTTTATTGAAGTATCTGTAGATGAAGGTGAACAGTTCAAGTTCGGTGAAACCAAATTCTTGGGTGATGCACTATATTCGACTGATGAACTGAAAACTCTGCAGCTCTATAAAAATGGTGAAATCTATTCACAAGAAAAGGTAAATGCTGTTAAGCAATTGTTACTGCGTAAATATGGTAATGCAGGCTATTACTTTGCTGAAGTGAATATTGTCCCTGAGATTAATAAAGAAACCAAGTTAGTTGACCTTAACTATTATATCAATCCCGGTCAACAGGTGACTGTGCGTCGTATTAACTTCAGTGGTAATAGCAAAACCGCTGATGAAGTGTTACGTCGTGAAATGCGCCAAATGGAAAGTGCGCTGGCAAGCAATGAAAAAATTGACTTGTCTAAAGTCCGTCTGGAGCGTACCGGTTTCTTTAAAACCGTAGATATTAAGCCAGTGCGTATTCCTGGTTCACCAGACCAGATTGATCTGGATGTAAAAGTTGAAGAGCAACATTCAGGGACTAGTACCTTAGCAGTCGGTTTCTCGCAAAGTGGTGGTGTAACTTTCCAAGCCGGGCTAAGCCAGACGAATTTTTTGGGTACAGGTAACAGCGTTTCGATTGATCTGTCACGTTCTGAAACTCAAGACTATTATAACCTAAGTGTAACTGATCCATACTTCACCATTGATGGTGTTCGTCGAGGTTATAATCTGTACTACCGTAAAACCAAGTTAGATGATGACTATAACGTTAATAACTATGTTACAGATAGCTTAGGTGGAGGTATTAGCTTCGGTTATCCAATTGATGAAAATCAGAGTTTGAGTTTTGGTTTAAATATTGATCAGACAGAAGTAACTACAGGACCTTATGTTTCTACCTATGTGCGTGATTATTTGTTAGCGAATGGTGGTAAAGATACGGCACGTGGAGATGTATGTTTAGGAACGTACAAGACTATTTACGACGATAAAGGTACTCCAATTGGTTTAGAATGTGAGGGTGAAATTATTCCAGATGTACCAAATGCATTTGAGGGTGATTTCTTAACTTATAACTTAAATTTGGGATGGTCATATAACACCTTAAACCGTCCAATATTTCCTACTACCGGTATCTCGCATCGTGTGAATGGTGAAATTGCTTTACCGGGAAGTGATGTTGAATATCAGAAAGTCACTTATGATGCAAATGTTTACTTCCCATTAGGCAAGAATTTCGTGGCTCGTGGTTATGGTAAGTTGGGTTATGGTAATGACCTTCCATTCTATAAAAACTTCTATGCAGGTGGCTTTGGTTCAGTACGTGGTTATGAAAACAGTACACTCGGGCCAAAATACCCGAGTGTGATATCGAATAACAATCGTAATTATGATTACGATCCTGAAGAAGTGGGTGGTAATGCTTTAGTACAGTTTGGTGCTGAATTGGCACTCCCAGTACCATTTAAAGGAGATTGGGCGCGTCAGGTCCGTCCAGTGCTATTTGCTGAAGGTGCACAAGTTTTTGATACAAACTGTGATGTTCCAAATGGTGATGTTTACGATAAAAACGGTGATGCAATTAATGCCAAGAAATATTGTAAAGACAACTTTGGCTTTGATTTAGGTAATATGCGTTATAGCGTAGGTGCTGGCTTTACCTGGATTACCATGATTGGTCCATTATCATTGAGTTATGCATACCCATTGAATGAAAAAGATGGTGATGATACCAAGAATATCCAGTTTGAGATTGGTCGTACTTTCTAA
- a CDS encoding HAD-IA family hydrolase — translation MSNCPEKPPVIFDMDGTLLDLAYDDFIWNDLLPVRYAEKHGCSLEQSRATLYAFYQEHNHTLNWYSSRFWTSKVEVDVLAMQIEHKDKVALRPQALELLDYLKENGYPIWLATNADCAGLAFKLEHLNLKGYFDVIVSSETLGHAKEFIEFWQGLQALHPFDPAEVYFIDDTEKVLNGAKAYGIQNLFSIKQPSSSKVARETCNYPMLDQLTDLIPYLNQSEVKKQYA, via the coding sequence ATGTCGAATTGTCCAGAAAAACCGCCTGTCATTTTTGATATGGACGGTACCCTACTTGATCTTGCTTATGATGATTTCATCTGGAATGACCTGCTTCCCGTCCGTTATGCTGAAAAGCATGGTTGCAGTCTGGAGCAAAGTCGAGCAACGCTCTATGCGTTCTACCAAGAACATAATCATACTCTAAATTGGTACTCTTCGCGCTTCTGGACATCTAAAGTCGAAGTCGATGTACTTGCTATGCAAATCGAGCATAAAGATAAAGTTGCTTTAAGGCCACAAGCACTCGAGTTACTGGATTATTTAAAAGAAAATGGTTATCCGATCTGGCTGGCAACCAATGCCGACTGTGCAGGTCTTGCCTTTAAATTAGAACATTTAAATCTCAAAGGTTATTTCGATGTGATTGTCAGCTCGGAAACCCTCGGTCATGCCAAAGAATTTATTGAATTTTGGCAAGGTCTTCAGGCACTTCATCCATTCGATCCAGCAGAAGTCTATTTTATTGATGATACAGAAAAAGTCCTGAATGGCGCCAAAGCATACGGGATCCAGAACCTGTTTAGCATCAAGCAGCCTTCTTCCAGTAAAGTTGCCCGTGAGACTTGCAATTACCCGATGCTGGACCAATTAACAGACTTAATCCCTTATTTAAATCAGTCTGAGGTTAAGAAACAATATGCGTAA
- the lpxD gene encoding UDP-3-O-(3-hydroxymyristoyl)glucosamine N-acyltransferase, whose product MNHQQFQLADLARLVQGECVGQADLQLRGLASLEHATSQDLAFVNVDKYLEQAQNSQAGALIVTAELKAQLSSHQNFIVVANPYLAFAILTHVFEKKQTQRGIESTAQIHPSAVIAEDAYIGHYVVIGENCVVGSNTIINSHAQIDDGVEIGKDCFIDAHVTLTGETKVGDRVRIHANTVVGSEGFGFAPYQGKWNRIAQLGSVRIGDDVRIGSNCSIDRGALDDTILENGVIIDNLVQIAHNVHIGENTAIAATCGIAGSTTIGKNCILAGACGVAGHLHITDNVTLTGMSMVTNNITEPGTYSSGMGLLPNQQWKRTVVRLRQLADVPLTQVMKRLDHMQSQIESIESTFKLRK is encoded by the coding sequence ATGAATCATCAACAGTTTCAATTAGCTGACCTTGCTCGTCTGGTTCAAGGCGAGTGTGTAGGTCAGGCAGATTTGCAGTTAAGAGGCTTGGCGAGTCTTGAACATGCAACTTCTCAAGATCTGGCATTTGTCAATGTAGATAAATATCTGGAACAAGCACAAAACAGTCAGGCCGGTGCACTGATTGTCACCGCTGAACTAAAAGCACAGCTAAGTTCACATCAGAATTTTATTGTCGTCGCAAATCCTTATCTGGCTTTTGCTATCCTGACTCATGTCTTTGAGAAAAAGCAAACTCAGCGCGGGATCGAAAGCACGGCTCAGATTCATCCTTCAGCAGTTATCGCAGAAGATGCCTACATTGGTCACTATGTCGTGATTGGTGAGAACTGTGTGGTGGGTTCCAATACCATTATCAATTCACATGCTCAAATTGATGATGGTGTCGAAATTGGTAAAGACTGCTTTATCGATGCGCATGTCACGCTAACAGGTGAAACCAAAGTGGGTGATCGTGTACGGATCCATGCTAATACTGTGGTCGGTAGTGAAGGTTTTGGCTTTGCACCTTATCAAGGGAAATGGAACCGTATTGCTCAATTAGGTTCCGTTCGTATTGGTGATGATGTACGTATCGGTTCAAACTGTAGTATTGACCGTGGCGCACTCGATGACACAATTTTAGAAAATGGTGTCATTATTGATAATCTTGTGCAAATCGCGCATAACGTTCATATTGGTGAAAATACTGCCATTGCTGCTACCTGTGGTATTGCAGGTAGTACTACGATTGGCAAAAACTGTATCCTTGCAGGTGCTTGTGGTGTGGCAGGGCATCTACATATCACTGATAATGTAACATTGACCGGAATGTCAATGGTGACAAATAACATTACAGAGCCAGGGACCTATTCTTCAGGTATGGGTTTATTGCCAAATCAACAATGGAAACGCACGGTTGTTCGCTTGAGACAATTAGCAGATGTGCCATTGACCCAGGTAATGAAACGCCTTGATCATATGCAATCTCAAATTGAGTCCATTGAATCAACATTTAAGTTGCGTAAATAA
- a CDS encoding regulatory protein RecX, whose product MSDAKFSKLLDYETIKQQFGNAEDESQPAVSVQADALPEFDSEESLFGGNRKEERKPGLTGSRLRSYAFAVLTRKEYSKAELIEKLCLYAENRDEVVTLVDELSRENYQSDQRVAETLLSSQKRKGKGPNQIKMKLKSKKIDSSLISEELKETDWVQQAYELKVKKYGTEVTKDPKLKAKQIRFLMYRGFEMDAIIKAISRKVED is encoded by the coding sequence ATGTCAGACGCAAAGTTTAGCAAACTCCTGGATTATGAAACCATCAAGCAGCAATTTGGTAATGCTGAAGATGAATCACAACCAGCAGTTTCTGTACAAGCAGATGCTCTACCTGAATTTGATTCTGAAGAAAGCCTGTTTGGTGGAAATCGAAAAGAAGAACGCAAACCTGGCTTAACTGGCTCTCGCCTACGTTCCTATGCTTTTGCCGTTCTGACCCGCAAGGAATACTCCAAAGCCGAGTTGATTGAAAAACTCTGCCTTTATGCCGAAAATCGGGATGAAGTTGTAACTCTTGTTGATGAGCTATCTCGTGAAAATTATCAAAGTGACCAACGAGTGGCTGAAACACTTCTTTCCAGCCAGAAACGTAAAGGCAAAGGTCCAAATCAGATTAAAATGAAGCTGAAAAGTAAAAAGATTGATAGTAGCCTGATCAGTGAAGAACTGAAGGAAACTGACTGGGTACAACAGGCTTATGAGCTGAAAGTAAAAAAATATGGCACTGAAGTTACTAAAGATCCAAAACTAAAAGCCAAGCAGATTCGTTTTTTGATGTATCGCGGTTTTGAAATGGATGCGATTATAAAGGCGATTAGCCGTAAAGTTGAGGATTAA
- a CDS encoding OmpH family outer membrane protein: MKKMMMVAGIAAASLTSMTQAAGIGVIDLERVVENSTYLKQQNTAFQQKIKPQSTKLEQLNQELQAIQQRAQANPKMSEADKKKLSDQYQAKFKELEQLQQSVQSSAQNSIQQIRSVFDSRIKQVAEQLRQENKLDAVLNKNSALAYDAKYDLTDKMIQKVNAIK, encoded by the coding sequence ATGAAAAAAATGATGATGGTTGCAGGTATTGCTGCAGCAAGTTTGACCTCAATGACGCAGGCTGCAGGTATTGGTGTGATCGATTTAGAACGCGTTGTAGAAAACAGTACCTATCTCAAACAGCAAAATACTGCTTTTCAGCAAAAGATCAAACCGCAAAGCACCAAGCTTGAACAGCTGAATCAGGAGTTGCAAGCGATTCAACAACGTGCTCAAGCCAATCCTAAAATGAGTGAAGCGGACAAGAAAAAACTGAGCGATCAGTATCAAGCTAAATTCAAGGAACTGGAACAGTTGCAACAGTCTGTTCAAAGCAGTGCACAAAATTCAATCCAACAGATTCGTTCAGTTTTTGATAGCCGTATCAAACAAGTTGCTGAGCAATTACGTCAAGAGAACAAGTTGGATGCGGTTTTGAATAAAAATAGCGCACTTGCCTATGACGCTAAGTATGATTTAACTGATAAAATGATTCAAAAGGTTAATGCAATTAAATAA
- a CDS encoding RNA-binding S4 domain-containing protein → MRKSSLPEDAVGMRIDKWLWAARFFKTRSIAKNAIEGGKVHIGGERVKVSREVRIGMEITIQQGIDKKTVIVKELSDVRGPAPVAQKLYEETEVSIARRELIASQRKLHNLARPDHRPSKKDRRDINRFRDENSQQFDRYWSYNDD, encoded by the coding sequence ATGCGTAAATCGTCTTTACCCGAAGATGCGGTAGGCATGCGTATAGATAAATGGTTATGGGCGGCACGTTTTTTTAAAACCCGCTCCATTGCCAAAAATGCCATCGAAGGCGGTAAAGTGCATATTGGTGGTGAACGTGTCAAAGTCTCCCGTGAAGTCCGGATTGGGATGGAAATTACCATCCAGCAAGGCATTGACAAAAAGACGGTGATTGTTAAAGAGCTGTCAGATGTGCGTGGTCCTGCGCCTGTGGCACAAAAACTGTATGAAGAAACCGAAGTCAGTATTGCACGTCGGGAGTTGATTGCATCACAGAGAAAACTGCATAATCTTGCACGTCCCGATCATCGACCAAGTAAAAAAGACCGTCGGGATATCAATAGATTTAGAGATGAAAATAGTCAGCAATTTGACCGTTATTGGTCTTATAATGATGATTAA